A region from the Rhinoderma darwinii isolate aRhiDar2 chromosome 2, aRhiDar2.hap1, whole genome shotgun sequence genome encodes:
- the LOC142741058 gene encoding cyclin-dependent kinase 5 activator 1-like, translating to MGKAFSCCKLVPDVKSKVRVSRHEDTQKTMKGKIHHEPSNSCKYSITPVISADLKETLTTTKPPSVKMDSEYPVLKDQVSTQEQQIFNVPQRIILHTYTKKILKCLADFLCRRCFQLYHLSPIDVVEWITSIDRQLLLQGWQGQGFLTSGTVVFLYMLCRDVISSQIRSEKELKATLLTCLYVSYCYMGHQISYPLGPFLVDGRKETFWYQCLSIIAHMSSKMMRLNTDPKYYSQMFVSLRAEGRQANENLLMSGLPGMMAREESSHGSYYTLYL from the coding sequence ATGGGGAAAGCTTTCAGCTGCTGCAAGCTGGTTCCCGATGTAAAGAGCAAAGTAAGAGTGAGCCGCCATGAAGACACACAGAAAACAATGAAAGGAAAAATCCACCACGAACCAAGTAACAGTTGCAAGTATAGTATTACTCCAGTCATCAGTGCTGATCTGAAGGAGACTCTGACAACTACTAAGCCACCAAGCGTCAAGATGGACTCAGAATATCCAGTCCTCAAAGATCAAGTGTCCACTCAAGAGCAACAAATATTTAATGTTCCACAGCGCATCATACTACACACATACACCAAGAAGATCCTAAAATGCTTAGCGGACTTTCTGTGCCGGAGATGCTTCCAGCTGTATCACCTTTCCCCAATAGATGTAGTAGAGTGGATAACAAGCAtagacagacaacttctccttcaaGGATGGCAGGGCCAAGGATTTTTAACATCAGGCACTGTGGTGTTCCTGTACATGCTTTGCCGAGATGTCATCTCTTCCCAGATAAGAAGTGAGAAAGAACTAAAGGCAACCTTGTTAACATGCTTGTATGTGTCATATTGCTATATGGGACACCAGATCTCCTACCCACTAGGTCCCTTCCTGGTAGACGGCAGAAAGGAGACCTTTTGGTACCAATGTCTGTCCATCATTGCTCACATGAGCTCAAAGATGATGCGTCTCAATACTGACCCAAAGTATTACAGTCAGATGTTTGTGAGCCTTAGAGCTGAAGGAAGACAAGCAAACGAAAATCTTCTGATGAGTGGACTACCTGGAATGATGGCCAGAGAGGAAAGTTCACACGGATCATACTACACTTTATATCTCTGA